One genomic segment of Brachionichthys hirsutus isolate HB-005 chromosome 13, CSIRO-AGI_Bhir_v1, whole genome shotgun sequence includes these proteins:
- the LOC137903538 gene encoding sodium-dependent neutral amino acid transporter B(0)AT1-like, with protein sequence MKLKLPNPGLDNRIPSHAELDRLETEEAGDRPKWDNKAQYLLTCVGFCVGLGNVWRFPYLCQSHGGGAFMIPFLILLVLEGIPLLHLEFAIGQRLRKGSVGVWRSINPYLTGVGVASLFVSLLVGMYYNTIMAWIIWYLFNSFQNPLPWSQCPLNANRTGLVEECARSSTVDYFWYRETLNTSTAIDEAGGLQWWMVLVLIVAWTVLYVCCIRGIETTGKAVYITSTLPYLVLTIFLIRGLTLKGSVAGIKYLFIPDVSELLNPETWLDAGAQVFYSFSLAFGGLISFSSYNSVHNNCELDAVLISMINGCTSVYSATVIYSIIGFRATERFDDCMDNNILKLMNTFNYPEDVITHSNYDDALAFLNRTDPGIIQGLQLKDCDMQFFLSQGVEGTGLAFIVFTEAIIKMPISPLWAVLFFVMLFCLGLSTMFGNIEGVVVPLQDLKLLPRTWPKEIFTGLTCLVSCAFGLIFALRSGNYWLALFDNFAGSIPLLIIGFCEMFSVVYIYGIDRFNKDIEFMVGHKPNIFWQVTWRLVSPLIMVFILIFYFVTQVTKTLTYLVWDQESEGFPTLDPRPYPSWIYVIIFILAGVPSLAIPAVALFKFIQKKCCKRKDNSDNPVETVSAKIQMNDKMKF encoded by the exons ATGAAGTTAAAGTTGCCAAACCCAGGACTGGACAACCGAATCCCGTCTCACGCTGAGTTGGATAGGCTGGAGACGGAGGAGGCTGGGGACAGGCCCAAGTGGGACAACAAGGCCCAGTACCTGCTGACCTGTGTGGGCTTCTGTGTGGGGCTTGGTAACGTGTGGAGGTTCCCTTACCTGTGTCAGAGCCATGGAGGAG GAGCGTTTATGATCCCATTCCTAATCCTACTGGTGTTGGAGGGAATACCGTTGCTGCACCTGGAGTTTGCCATCGGCCAGCGCCTGAGGAAAGGCAGTGTGGGAGTGTGGAGATCCATCAATCCATACCTGACAGGAGTTG GTGTTGCGTCCTTGTTCGTCTCACTTTTGGTGGGCATGTACTACAACACCATCATGGCCTGGATCATTTGGTATCTCTTCAACTCCTTTCAGAACCCTCTGCCTTGGAGCCAGTGCCCGCTGAATGCCAACAGGACAG GTCTTGTGGAAGAGTGTGCTCGGAGCAGCACCGTCGACTACTTCTGGTACAGGGAGACTCTGAATACCTCAACTGCTATCGACGAGGCTGGAGGTCTGCAGTGGTGGATGGTGCTCGTCCTCATCGTTGCCTGGACCGTGCTCTACGTTTGCTGCATCAGGGGGATCGAGACCACTGGAAAG GCCGTGTACATCACCTCCACTCTGCCGTATCTGGTCCTCACCATCTTCCTCATCAGAGGCTTGACGCTGAAAGGATCTGTGGCGGGAATCAAGTATCTCTTCATACCAGAC GTGAGCGAGTTACTCAACCCCGAGACATGGTTGGACGCAGGCGCTCAAGTGTTCTACTCCTTCTCCTTGGCTTTTGGAGGTCTCATCTCCTTCTCCAGTTACAACTCCGTTCA CAATAACTGCGAGCTGGACGCGGTTCTTATCTCCATGATAAACGGCTGCACCTCAGTCTACTCTGCAACGGTCATCTACTCCATCATCGGCTTCAGAGCCACGGAAAGATTTGATGACTGCATGGACAA CAACATCTTGAAGCTGATGAACACCTTCAACTACCCTGAAGACGTGATCACGCACAGCAACTATGACGACGCTCTGGCCTTCCTGAACCGGACGGATCCAGGAATCATTCAAGGACTGCAGCTAAAGGACTGCGACATGCAGTTTTTCCTCAGTCAG GGTGTGGAGGGAACGGGTCTGGCCTTCATCGTGTTCACTGAAGCCATCATCAAGATGCCTATTTCTCCTCTTTGGGCTGTGCTGTTCTTCGTCATGCTCTTCTGCCTCGGCCTTTCCACTATGTTTGGCAACATCGAGGGAGTGGTGGTCCCGTTGCAGGATCTCAAACTTTTGCCTAGAACTTGGCCCAAAGAGATTTTCACTG GTCTGACTTGCCTTGTTTCTTGTGCATTTGGGCTCATATTTGCATTGCGTTCTGGAAACTACTGGCTCGCTCTTTTTGACAACTTTGCTGGATCCATCCCTCTTCTGATCATCGGATTCTGTGAGATGTTTTCCGTTGTCTACATCTATGGAATAGATCG GTTCAATAAGGACATCGAGTTTATGGTCGGCCACAAGCCCAATATTTTCTGGCAGGTGACGTGGAGGCTGGTCAGTCCGCTCATTATGGTCTTCATTCTGATTTTCTACTTTGTGACCCAAGTCACCAAGACTCTCACCTATCTGGTCTGGGACCAAGAGTCG GAGGGCTTTCCCACCCTTGACCCGCGTCCGTACCCTTCCTGGATCTATGTCATTATCTTCATCCTGGCTGGAGTTCCTAGTTTAGCCATCCCAGCAGTCGCCCTCTTCAAATTCATTCAGAAGAAATGCTGCAAGCGGAAGGACAACAGTGACAACCCAGTGGAAACTGTCTCTgccaaaatacaaatgaatgacAAAATGAAGTTTTAG